The following coding sequences are from one Salvia hispanica cultivar TCC Black 2014 chromosome 3, UniMelb_Shisp_WGS_1.0, whole genome shotgun sequence window:
- the LOC125211384 gene encoding cytosolic sulfotransferase 12-like has translation MAPPNPEYLQQEESLTLESKELITSLPRQNGWFDSTHLYLYQGFWFQPDHLQAVISCQTHFQPLPSDVFLATYPKCGTTWLKAIIFTLLNRKLFPPASADHPLLTANPHQLVLSLEIDLYAHNRLPSSPSPRFFSTHMPHASLPQPLSQSSKVVYACRSPKDTFVSLWHFMNKLRPQGAPERDMETAFRMFCEGAVGYGPFWDHVLGYWRRSLEEPGRVLFVRYEDVKEEGAVQVRRLAEFLECGFSAEEEEEGVVDRILELTSFESMRGSEVNRVGRLGNGIENKHFFREGVVGDWKNCLSAQMAQELDAIVEQKFGGAGLVI, from the coding sequence atggcaCCCCCAAACCCAGAGTACCTACAGCAAGAAGAATCACTAACCCTAGAATCAAAAGAGTTGATCACCAGCCTCCCCCGCCAAAACGGGTGGTTCGATTCGACCCACTTATACCTCTACCAAGGCTTCTGGTTCCAACCCGACCACCTCCAAGCCGTGATCTCATGCCAGACCCACTTCCAACCTCTCCCCTCCGACGTCTTCCTCGCCACATATCCCAAATGCGGCACCACATGGCTCAAAGCAATCATCTTCACCCTCCTCAACCGCAAACTCTTCCCTCCCGCCTCCGCAGACCACCCCCTCCTCACCGCCAACCCCCACCAGCTCGTCCTCAGCCTCGAGATCGACCTCTACGCCCACAACCGCCTCCCCTCCTCCCCTTCTCCAAGATTCTTCTCCACGCACATGCCCCACGCCTCCCTCCCACAGCCCCTATCCCAAAGCAGTAAGGTCGTGTACGCGTGCAGGAGCCCCAAGGACACCTTCGTCTCTCTGTGGCACTTCATGAACAAGCTGAGGCCTCAGGGAGCGCCGGAGAGGGATATGGAAACGGCGTTCCGGATGTTCTGCGAGGGAGCGGTCGGGTATGGGCCGTTTTGGGATCATGTTCTGGGGTACTGGAGGCGGAGCCTGGAGGAGCCCGGGAGGGTGCTGTTTGTGAGGTATGAGGATGTGAAGGAGGAGGGGGCGGTGCAGGTGCGGCGGCTGGCGGAGTTTCTGGAGTGCGGTTTctcggcggaggaggaggaggaagggGTGGTTGATCGGATCTTGGAGTTGACTAGCTTTGAGAGTATGAGGGGGAGTGAGGTGAACAGGGTTGGGAGATTGGGGAATGGGATTGAGAATAAGCATTTCTTTAGGGAAGGAGTGGTTGGTGACTGGAAGAATTGTTTGTCTGCTCAGATGGCTCAGGAACTTGATGCCATTGTGGAACAAAAGTTTGGTGGAGCAGGGTTAGTCATCTAG
- the LOC125216525 gene encoding cytosolic sulfotransferase 12-like, translating into MSPEKTPKYLEESLGSEVKELISTLPKQNGWLASHIYQYQGFWHAASHLQALISCQNHFQARDSDVFLITTPKSGTTWLKALIFALMNRKQNPISSPTHPLLTNNPHDLVPFLEIHLYADNQKPDIASLPSPRLFATHMPYVSLPESVKNGSRCKLVYLCRNPKDTFVSLWHFTNKLRTPEMGANDIREVFNRFCDGVSLFGPFWDHVLAYWEVSRERPGCALFLKYEEIKARPGVHLRQLAEFLDCPFSAEEEESGMVERILKLCSFDHLRGLGVNKNGKLSSGEENNAFFRRGEVGDWNNYLTAEMAERIDRIGREKFHGSGLELL; encoded by the coding sequence ATGTCCCCAGAAAAAACTCCAAAATATTTAGAGGAATCATTAGGGTCAGAAGTGAAGGAGTTGATCTCCACCCTACCCAAGCAAAATGGCTGGCTTGCCTCCCATATCTACCAGTATCAAGGTTTCTGGCATGCTGCTTCACACCTCCAAGCCCTCATCTCATGCCAGAACCATTTCCAGGCTCGAGACTCCGACGTTTTCCTCATCACCACTCCCAAATCCGGCACCACCTGGCTCAAAGCCCTCATCTTCGCCTTGATGAATCGGAAACAGAACCCTATCTCCTCCCCCACACACCCTCTCCTCACCAACAACCCCCACGACCTCGTCCCTTTCCTCGAGATCCATCTCTACGCCGACAACCAGAAACCCGACATCGCTTCCCTCCCTTCTCCGCGCCTCTTCGCCACCCACATGCCTTATGTCTCCTTACCGGAATCCGTGAAAAACGGCTCTCGGTGCAAGCTCGTGTACCTCTGCAGGAACCCTAAGGACACCTTCGTCTCCCTCTGGCACTTCACCAACAAGCTCAGGACTCCCGAGATGGGAGCCAACGACATCAGGGAGGTTTTCAACAGATTCTGCGATGGAGTCAGCCTGTTCGGGCCGTTCTGGGACCACGTGCTGGCGTACTGGGAGGTGAGCAGGGAGAGGCCGGGCTGCGCCTTGTTCCTCAAATACGAGGAGATTAAGGCGCGGCCAGGGGTTCATCTGCGCCAGCTGGCGGAGTTCCTCGACTGCCCTTTCTCCGCGGAGGAAGAGGAGTCGGGGATGGTTGAGCGGATTTTGAAGCTGTGTAGCTTTGATCATCTAAGGGGACTTGGAGTGAACAAGAATGGGAAGTTGTCGTCTGGGGAGGAGAATAATGCTTTCTTCCGGCGCGGGGAGGTTGGAGATTGGAACAATTATTTGACTGCGGAGATGGCGGAGAGGATTGATCGGATTGGTCGGGAAAAGTTCCATGGATCGGGATTGGAGCTGCTCTGA
- the LOC125211381 gene encoding uncharacterized protein LOC125211381 isoform X1, with protein sequence MFATQLLRILEVETSPTDVKGENCVCDSAAQDMMIMKENQDGAHYDSKYLGRDSDPMPVRSKETDHPSPFDVKGTEVYWNPKLDDDLSTNRNGHLKGDEFQNGPLCRQESLEDDIDSVSSDTNAKDEVQNTPEHDNENKSSDCMSPYVATASDLFGRDKHLYMDKNVLEYQRPELVVCYKELNYHVVKDICVDEGMPANRRILIDNVEDGQSGNCFPHPQNDHSNHAATGGVEDEFLISNVLEAATSLEDSEFVVANQQGSNEIFLVQGQPNSQSERSSFKDTATGCYLEESIQEDGMDFGATSETATHAPDVESFVDETLPIQEFGTRSFLRSFLSAFDADGNELPDQQFSEGPAATSTEARPKEDVQKSSLKYNSQVETRSITFNFNSLGATSGETELIKEHPVDSREVIESEIPSDTRQRGQPQDSSINDMNNNNNALDQSLDCKDDRAADNGPVVSLRRYDPGESSFSADSYITHSGPIAFSGNVSLRSDGSATSGRSFAFPVLQSEWNSSPVRMTEAERRRFRKHKCWRSGILCCRF encoded by the exons ATGTTTGCTACACAACTGCTGAGGATTCTTGAAGTTGAAACTTCTCCCACGGATGTGAAGGGTGAAAACTG TGTCTGTGACTCAGCTGCACAAGACATGATGATCATGAAGGAGAATCAGGATGGAGCTCATTACGACTCTAAATATTTGGGGAGGGACTCTGACCCCATGCCTGTTCGAAGTAAAGAAACGGACCATCCTTCACCTTTTGATGTAAAAGGCACAGAGGTGTATTGGAACCCTAAACTTGACGATGATCTTTCCACAAACAGAAATGGACACCTTAAAGGGGACGAGTTTCAAAATGGACCTCTTTGTCGTCAGGAAAGTCTGGAGGATGATATAGATTCAGTATCTTCTGACACAAATGCTAAAGATGAAGTGCAAAACACGCCAGAGCatgataatgaaaataaatcaagTGATTGTATGTCTCCGTATGTAGCTACCGCTTCAGACTTGTTCGGAAGAGATAAACATTTGTATATGGATAAAAATGTGCTGGAATATCAGCGACCTGAGTTGGTAGTTTGCTATAAGGAACTCAATTATCATGTTGTGAAGGATATATGCGTTGATGAGGGAATGCCTGCAAACAGAAGAATTTTGATAGATAATGTTGAGGATGGTCAGTCTGGGAATTGTTTTCCTCATCCTCAGAATGACCATAGCAACCATGCGGCTACTGGAGGTGTTGAAGACGAATTTCTCATATCAAATGTACTAGAAGCTGCTACTTCACTGGAGGATTCAGAGTTTGTTGTTGCTAATCAGCAGGGGAGCAATGAGATATTCCTTGTCCAAGGCCAGCCAAATTCACAGTCAGAAAGATCTTCATTCAAGGATACCGCCACAGGTTGTTATCTGGAGGAATCGATACAGGAAGATGGAATGGATTTTGGAGCGACCAGCGAAACAGCAACGCATGCTCCGGATGTGGAGTCTTTTGTAGATGAGACTCTTCCAATTCAAGAATTTGGCACTCGTAGTTTCCTCAGATCTTTTCTGAGTGCTTTTGATGCTGATGGAAATGAGCTGCCAGATCAG CAGTTTTCTGAAGGTCCTGCTGCGACATCAACAGAAGCAAGGCCAAAGGAGGATGTGCAGAAAAGTAGCTTAAAATACAACAGTCAGGTGGAAACAAGAAGCATAACGTTCAATTTCAACTCCTTGGGTGCTACAAGTGGGGAAACAGAACTCATTAAGGAACACCCTGTTGACTCGAGAGAGGTGATCGAATCTGAAATTCCTTCAGATACTAGGCAAAGAGGACAACCTCAGGATTCTAGCATAAATGACAtgaacaacaataataatgcTCTAGATCAGTCCCTTGACTGCAAGGATGATAGGGCTGCTGACAATGGACCAGTTGTTAGTCTAAGGAGATATGATCCAGGGGAGTCAAGCTTTTCTGCAGACAGTTACATAACACACTCAGGGCCAATAGCATTTTCTGGAAACGTTTCCCTTCGCTCAGATGGCAGTGCAACCAGTGGCAGATCTTTTGCCTTCCCAGT ATTACAATCTGAATGGAATTCCAGTCCAGTGAGGATGACAGAAGCTGAGAGGAGACGTTTTCGGAAACACAAGTGTTGGAGATCAGGCATTCTCTGTTGTAGATTCTAA
- the LOC125208935 gene encoding ribosomal RNA small subunit methyltransferase NEP1-like: MGRAYRMKGQKRKNKLEKYDREQSVEKKVKTDGSNSEITACDIPGIPIAPLDTGNNKQRVIFVLENASLEVAKVGKTHQLLSSDEHATFLAKNKRNPADYRPDIAFQAIQTILDSRVNKSGRLKALYVKTQQGQLLEIKPHTRLPRTYKRFSGLMVQLLQDLRITATGNGEKLLRLIQNPVTQYLPTNSRKIGFSHSSEKLIDMHNYVGKINEDLDLVFVLGAMSHGKIDEDYVEDYISISEYPLSAAYAISIITNAVERKFKIL; encoded by the exons ATGGGGCGGGCATACAGAATGAAAGGCCAGAAAAGGAAGAACAAACTTGAGAAATACGATAGAGAGCAATCAGTCGAAAAGAAAGTGAAGACGGATGGCTCCAACTCGGAGATTACGGCTTGTGATATTCCCGGGATTCCGATTGCTCCGCTGGATACGGGAAACAACAAGCAACGAGTCATCTTTGTTCTCGAGAATGCCTCGTTGGAGGTTGCCAAAGTTGGCAAG ACTCATCAGCTTTTGAGTTCGGACGAGCATGCCACATTTTTGGCCAAGAATAAGCGCAATCCTGCTGACTATCGCCCCGATATTGCTTTTCAG GCAATCCAAACAATTTTGGATAGTCGCGTGAACAAAAGTGGGAGGCTGAAAGCTCTCTATGTAAAAACACAACAAGGCCAACTTTTGGAGATCAAACCCCATACGCGTCTGCCAAGAACATATAAGAGGTTCTCCGGTCTCATGG TTCAATTGCTGCAAGATCTGCGCATTACTGCAACTGGCAATGGTGAGAAACTTTTACGCCTTATACAGAACCCTGTGACCCAGTATTTACCCACCAACAGTCGTAAAATAG GCTTCTCTCATAGTTCAGAAAAGTTGATTGACATGCACAACTATGTTGGTAAAATCAACGAAGATTTGGATTTAGTTTTTGTG TTAGGAGCAATGTCCCATGGAAAAATTGATGAAGATTATGTTGAAGATTATATCTCAA TCTCCGAATATCCATTGAGTGCTGCATATGCCATTTCGATAATTACAAATGCTGTAGAGCGAAAGTTCAAGATCTTGTAA
- the LOC125210807 gene encoding cytosolic sulfotransferase 12-like encodes MASEQTSRKYLQQEECVEYEIKELISTLPRQNGWLASSLYQYQGFWHAAAYLQGLISCQNHFQARDSDVFLITTPKSGTTWLKALIFALMNRKQNPISSATHPLLSHNPHALVPFLEIKLYADNQKPDIASLPSPRLFSTHIPYVSLPESVKNGSRCKLVYLCRNPKDTFVSLWHFTNKLRTPEMGANDIGGVFDRFCNGISLYGPFWDHVLEYWNLSKDDPEGALFLRYEDMKEQPGVHLRQLAEFLKCPFTAEEDELGLVEEMLRLCSFDHLSGLEVNKSGKLSSGEANNAFFRRGEVGDWKNYLTPEMVDQVDRITANKFSGSGLQLW; translated from the coding sequence ATGGCATCCGAACAAACCAGTCGCAAGTATTTACAACaggaagaatgtgtagaataCGAAATCAAGGAGTTGATCTCCACCTTACCTCGCCAAAATGGCTGGCTCGCATCCTCTCTCTACCAATACCAAGGCTTCTGGCACGCCGCAGCCTATCTCCAAGGCCTCATCTCATGCCAGAACCATTTCCAGGCTCGAGATTCCGACGTTTTCCTCATCACAACCCCCAAATCCGGCACCACCTGGCTCAAAGCCCTCATCTTCGCCTTGATGAACCGGAAACAAAACCCTATCTCCTCCGCCACACACCCTCTCCTCTCCCACAACCCCCACGCCCTCGTCCCCTTCCTCGAGATCAAGCTCTACGCCGATAACCAGAAACCCGACATCGCCTCCCTCCCTTCCCCGCGCCTCTTCTCCACCCACATACCCTATGTCTCCTTACCGGAGTCCGTGAAAAATGGCTCCCGATGCAAGCTCGTGTACCTCTGCCGCAACCCTAAGGACACCTTCGTCTCCCTCTGGCACTTCACCAACAAGCTCAGGACTCCCGAGATGGGAGCCAACGACATCGGAGGGGTTTTCGACAGATTCTGCAACGGAATCAGCCTCTACGGGCCGTTTTGGGACCATGTTTTGGAGTATTGGAATTTGAGCAAGGACGATCCTGAAGGAGCATTGTTTCTGAGGTATGAGGATATGAAAGAGCAGCCTGGGGTTCATCTACGGCAGCTGGCGGAGTTCTTGAAGTGCCCCTTCACGGCGGAGGAAGATGAATTAGGGTTAGTGGAGGAGATGTTGAGATTGTGCAGCTTCGATCATCTGAGCGGCTTGGAGGTGAATAAGAGTGGGAAGTTGTCGTCTGGGGAGGCGAACAATGCCTTCTTTCGTCGGGGCGAGGTCGGAGACTGGAAGAATTATTTGACCCCGGAGATGGTCGATCAAGTTGATCGGATCACGGCCAACAAGTTCTCGGGTTCCGGGTTGCAACTATGGTAA
- the LOC125210326 gene encoding U-box domain-containing protein 12-like — translation MLQRHLRRDPTLSQATASDHNQEPCSGFLQRETFSMEIIESISQEDLQPTVKLCVDGLQSSSIAVKRSAAAKLRLLAKNRADNRALIGESGAVPALIPPLNCSNPTTQEHAVTALLNLSLHDGNKSVLTRAGAVKSLIYVLKTGTEASKQNAACALLSLALVDEYKLSIGECGAIPPLVALLINGAVRGKKDVLTTLYKLCSVSLNKERAVRAGVGSPNFS, via the coding sequence ATGCTCCAACGACATCTCCGGCGAGATCCCACTCTCAGTCAAGCTACGGCCTCTGACCACAACCAGGAGCCTTGTTCCGGTTTCCTACAGAGAGAAACATTTTCTATGGAGATAATCGAGAGCATCTCGCAGGAAGACCTCCAACCAACCGTCAAGCTCTGCGTCGACGGATTGCAGTCTTCTTCAATTGCAGTCAAGAGGTCGGCGGCGGCTAAATTGCGGTTACTGGCAAAAAATCGGGCCGATAATCGGGCTTTGATTGGGGAGTCGGGCGCGGTGCCCGCTCTGATTCCGCCTCTCAATTGCTCGAATCCTACGACGCAGGAGCACGCGGTGACCGCGCTGCTCAATCTGTCCCTCCACGACGGCAACAAGAGCGTGTTAACCAGAGCCGGAGCAGTCAAATCCCTAATTTATGTGCTGAAAACGGGTACCGAGGCGTCCAAGCAGAACGCTGCCTGCGCGCTGCTGAGTTTGGCTCTGGTCGACGAGTACAAGCTGTCGATTGGGGAATGCGGCGCGATTCCGCCGTTGGTTGCGTTGCTGATAAATGGCGCGGTCAGAGGGAAGAAGGACGTGCTCACGACGCTTTACAAGCTGTGCTCCGTCTCGTTGAATAAGGAGAGAGCGGTGAGAGCTGGTGTCGGAAGCCCTAATTTCTCTTGA
- the LOC125211385 gene encoding cytosolic sulfotransferase 5-like, producing MPSSKLFDGQELSQECQDFISTVPKEESITLQPLYQYQGFWHNDKCLLALISAQKHFQAQDSDVFVVSNPKCGTTWLKSLTFALLYRKQHPVTAQNHPLLSSNAHDLVPYIDMNLFIDNKIPDMESFPSPRLLATHMPYVSLPDSIKKNSKCKLVYVSRDPKDAFVSLWHHGCKAGLHDPKSSMEEAFEDYCNGISFYGPVWDHVLQYWNQSLLNPQTTLFLKYEDMKVHPALHLRRLADFLGCPFSAEEEESGVVDQILNLCSFDHLTGLQVNKTGVSKWGVDNNVFFRRGQVGDAKNYLSEEMINKIDGITRDRFSGSGLLY from the coding sequence ATGCcatcttcaaaattatttgatgGGCAAGAATTATCCCAAGAATGCCAAGATTTCATCTCCACTGTACCCAAGGAGGAATCAATCACACTGCAGCCTCTGTACCAATACCAAGGTTTCTGGCACAATGACAAATGCCTTCTCGCTTTGATCTCGGCTCAAAAACATTTCCAGGCTCAAGATTCCGACGTCTTTGTTGTTTCCAATCCGAAATGCGGCACCACATGGCTCAAATCACTCACTTTCGCCTTACTATACCGTAAACAACACCCCGTCACAGCCCAAAACCACCCTCTTCTCAGCAGCAATGCTCATGATCTTGTACCCTACATAGACATGAACCTCTTCATCGATAACAAAATCCCAGACATGGAATCCTTTCCCTCCCCGCGCCTCTTAGCCACTCACATGCCTTACGTTTCCCTCCCCGACTCCATCAAGAAAAACTCCAAATGCAAGCTTGTCTACGTCTCCAGGGATCCCAAGGACGCTTTCGTCTCCCTTTGGCACCACGGCTGTAAGGCAGGGCTTCACGACCCGAAGAGCTCCATGGAAGAGGCGTTTGAGGATTACTGCAACGGAATCTCCTTTTACGGACCAGTTTGGGATCATGTTCTACAATATTGGAACCAGAGCTTGTTGAATCCACAGACAACTTTGTTCCTCAAGTACGAGGATATGAAGGTGCACCCAGCCCTTCATCTGCGCCGCCTGGCTGACTTCTTAGGCTGCCCCTTCTCCGCGGAGGAAGAGGAGTCTGGGGTGGTGGATCAGATCTTGAATCTCTGCAGCTTTGACCATCTCACCGGGCTTCAAGTTAACAAGACTGGGGTATCCAAATGGGGGGTTGATAATAATGTCTTTTTTCGGAGGGGTCAAGTTGGAGATGCCAAGAATTATTTGTCTGAGGAGATGATTAACAAAATCGATGGAATCACCCGAGATAGGTTTTCTGGATCAGGGTTGCTATATTAG
- the LOC125215748 gene encoding uncharacterized protein LOC125215748 — protein sequence MSRISVGHLRPRPRSVTETLRRCRNDDKADKVILIDVDSEISDNVVILDTPESLPKRNKESGMLKKDEKWSFKNVINIDDDDDDDDVPDGSYQFGANNVGFSASTSLNRENFRVAEDFADFTDPSDEEDCQNVQDSATPVKLSKCKRTYSGKDSTSNRYGLDTDSECELSGNEYPDCEVVEDFSGKIQELWERAVSRRKKDIRNVHSGIRGHDSTTSCTDKDLQNAESEVATRHHDHDEPSVFHTAGKSNSRNYGSPPVRIETDFAFTHFSDNAVNDQECRANGKSKSQVKFRPSFHYPDCEPGSSRRHMERRKDPASSNSSFQEEPNEKSNNPTSTAGNKVNSKEENEDGQVHMSIVCSLPPEDDCLISEREKLKETDEYKRAMEEEWASRQQALQIQAEEAQRERRLRKRKKAESMRMLEMERRQKQRLEEMRSIKQKDEENMNLKDTIRAEVRNQLKQIEVGCQSMASLLHLLGIMVGSWPNPSPQEVHAAYKKALLTFHPDRASRSDDIHKLVEAEEKFKFINRMKEKFPPPL from the exons ATGAGTAGAATATCCGTAGGTCATTTGCGTCCTAGACCTCGCTCGGTAACGGAAACTTTGAGAAGATGCAGGAATGATGACAAAGCTGATAAAGTTATACTGATAGACGTCGATTCTGAAATTAGTGACAATGTTGTTATCCTTGACACTCCTGAATCtttgccaaaaagaaataaagagtCGGGCATGCTCAAGAAAGATGAGAAGTGGTCATTCAAGAATGTAATAAACATTGATGATGACGACGACGATGATGATGTACCTGATGGTAGCTACCAGTTTGGTGCAAACAATGTTGGTTTTTCTGCTAGCACCTCtttaaatagagaaaattttcGTGTCGCTGAGGATTTTGCAGATTTCACAGATCCTTCTGATGAAGAAGACTGCCAAAATGTTCAAGACAGTGCTACACCAGTTAAGTTATCAAAATGCAAGCGCACGTATTCTGGGAAAGATTCCACAAGTAACCGCTATGGTTTGGATACTGATTCAGAGTGCGAGTTATCTGGAAATGAATATCCTGACTGTGAAGTAGTGGAAGATTTTTCCGGTAAGATTCAAGAGTTGTGGGAAAGAGCTGTCTCCAGGAGAAAGAAAGATATTCGCAATGTTCATTCGGGTATTAGGGGTCATGATAGTACAACAAGTTGTACTGACAAGGACCTCCAAAATGCTGAATCAGAAGTAGCAACCAGGCACCATGACCATGATGAGCCCTCAGTTTTTCACACTGCTGGGAAATCCAATAGCAGAAACTATGGTTCTCCCCCGGTTAGAATAGAAACGGATTTTGCTTTCACCCATTTTTCTGATAATGCTGTAAATGATCAAGAATGCCGTGCAAATGGGAAATCTAAATCACAAGTGAAATTCCGTCCTTCATTCCATTACCCGGATTGTGAACCAGGAAGTTCCCGCCGGCACATGGAAAGAAGGAAAGATCCAGCTTCATCTAACTCTTCTTTCCAAGAGGAGCCAAATGAGAAATCCAATAATCCTACATCTACTGCAGGGAACAAGGTAAATTCTAAAGAGGAGAATGAAGATGGTCAGGTGCACATGAGTATCGTATGCAGTTTGCCTCCTGAGGATGACTGTTTAATTAGTGAACGTGAAAAGCTCAAGGAAACAGATGAATACAAAAGGGCAATGGAGGAAGAATGGGCTTCCCGACAGCAAGCACTGCAGATCCAG GCCGAAGAAGCGCAACGTGAACGTCGATTGcggaagagaaaaaaagctGAAAGCATGCGTATGCTGGAAATGGAAAGAAGACAGAAGCAACGCTTAGAGGAAATGCGGAGTATTAAGCAGAAG gATGAGGAAAATATGAACTTGAAAGATACAATTCGCGCTGAAGTCCGAAATCAGCTGAAGCAAATTGAAGTTGGGTGCCAAAGTATGGCTTCGCTATTGCATTTGTTGGGAATCATGGTAGGGAGTTGGCCAAATCCATCCCCACAAGAG GTACATGCAGCTTACAAAAAAGCCTTGCTGACCTTTCATCCAGATCGAGCCTCACGATCTGATGATATTCACAAGCTGGTTGAAGCTGAAGAGAAGTTTAAGTTTATCAATCGCATGAAGGAGAAATTCCCTCCTCCTTTGTGA
- the LOC125211381 gene encoding uncharacterized protein LOC125211381 isoform X2, translated as MFATQLLRILEVETSPTDVKGENCVCDSAAQDMMIMKENQDGAHYDSKYLGRDSDPMPVRSKETDHPSPFDVKGTEVYWNPKLDDDLSTNRNGHLKGDEFQNGPLCRQESLEDDIDSVSSDTNAKDEVQNTPEHDNENKSSDCMSPYVATASDLFGRDKHLYMDKNVLEYQRPELVVCYKELNYHVVKDICVDEGMPANRRILIDNVEDGQSGNCFPHPQNDHSNHAATGGVEDEFLISNVLEAATSLEDSEFVVANQQGSNEIFLVQGQPNSQSERSSFKDTATGCYLEESIQEDGMDFGATSETATHAPDVESFVDETLPIQEFGTRSFLRSFLSAFDADGNELPDQFSEGPAATSTEARPKEDVQKSSLKYNSQVETRSITFNFNSLGATSGETELIKEHPVDSREVIESEIPSDTRQRGQPQDSSINDMNNNNNALDQSLDCKDDRAADNGPVVSLRRYDPGESSFSADSYITHSGPIAFSGNVSLRSDGSATSGRSFAFPVLQSEWNSSPVRMTEAERRRFRKHKCWRSGILCCRF; from the exons ATGTTTGCTACACAACTGCTGAGGATTCTTGAAGTTGAAACTTCTCCCACGGATGTGAAGGGTGAAAACTG TGTCTGTGACTCAGCTGCACAAGACATGATGATCATGAAGGAGAATCAGGATGGAGCTCATTACGACTCTAAATATTTGGGGAGGGACTCTGACCCCATGCCTGTTCGAAGTAAAGAAACGGACCATCCTTCACCTTTTGATGTAAAAGGCACAGAGGTGTATTGGAACCCTAAACTTGACGATGATCTTTCCACAAACAGAAATGGACACCTTAAAGGGGACGAGTTTCAAAATGGACCTCTTTGTCGTCAGGAAAGTCTGGAGGATGATATAGATTCAGTATCTTCTGACACAAATGCTAAAGATGAAGTGCAAAACACGCCAGAGCatgataatgaaaataaatcaagTGATTGTATGTCTCCGTATGTAGCTACCGCTTCAGACTTGTTCGGAAGAGATAAACATTTGTATATGGATAAAAATGTGCTGGAATATCAGCGACCTGAGTTGGTAGTTTGCTATAAGGAACTCAATTATCATGTTGTGAAGGATATATGCGTTGATGAGGGAATGCCTGCAAACAGAAGAATTTTGATAGATAATGTTGAGGATGGTCAGTCTGGGAATTGTTTTCCTCATCCTCAGAATGACCATAGCAACCATGCGGCTACTGGAGGTGTTGAAGACGAATTTCTCATATCAAATGTACTAGAAGCTGCTACTTCACTGGAGGATTCAGAGTTTGTTGTTGCTAATCAGCAGGGGAGCAATGAGATATTCCTTGTCCAAGGCCAGCCAAATTCACAGTCAGAAAGATCTTCATTCAAGGATACCGCCACAGGTTGTTATCTGGAGGAATCGATACAGGAAGATGGAATGGATTTTGGAGCGACCAGCGAAACAGCAACGCATGCTCCGGATGTGGAGTCTTTTGTAGATGAGACTCTTCCAATTCAAGAATTTGGCACTCGTAGTTTCCTCAGATCTTTTCTGAGTGCTTTTGATGCTGATGGAAATGAGCTGCCAGATCAG TTTTCTGAAGGTCCTGCTGCGACATCAACAGAAGCAAGGCCAAAGGAGGATGTGCAGAAAAGTAGCTTAAAATACAACAGTCAGGTGGAAACAAGAAGCATAACGTTCAATTTCAACTCCTTGGGTGCTACAAGTGGGGAAACAGAACTCATTAAGGAACACCCTGTTGACTCGAGAGAGGTGATCGAATCTGAAATTCCTTCAGATACTAGGCAAAGAGGACAACCTCAGGATTCTAGCATAAATGACAtgaacaacaataataatgcTCTAGATCAGTCCCTTGACTGCAAGGATGATAGGGCTGCTGACAATGGACCAGTTGTTAGTCTAAGGAGATATGATCCAGGGGAGTCAAGCTTTTCTGCAGACAGTTACATAACACACTCAGGGCCAATAGCATTTTCTGGAAACGTTTCCCTTCGCTCAGATGGCAGTGCAACCAGTGGCAGATCTTTTGCCTTCCCAGT ATTACAATCTGAATGGAATTCCAGTCCAGTGAGGATGACAGAAGCTGAGAGGAGACGTTTTCGGAAACACAAGTGTTGGAGATCAGGCATTCTCTGTTGTAGATTCTAA